AACACTATGCATTGCCCTTATCCTGTGAGGGCTGGTGGAGATCTCTGCAGGGGGAGAAAGTCATATGAGTGTAGAGAGGCCATTTTAAACCACACATGAGCCTCTCAACTCACCCTGTGTTTCCAGGCAGACCTCCCTCAGGTTTATGTTGGGTGTTTAAGGAGAAATGCCCAATGACCTATTTTCATGTCAGCGTGGCCCCGCAGTGGCAGTGACCTCGGTGGAGGATAATATCATGGTTGAAGGTGCTTTGTTGCATCTCTTGTCTGCCCTCCTGCAGTGTGCGCTCATTGCAGAAAAGATGCACCATCCGGCTTACTGTGTGGAGTACGTCTTTTCATTTGGAGTTTTTGAAACCTAGAATGAAATGTCATTCTTCTGGTGAAAGTTGCATGTTGCAAGGATATGGATGAGCTTTGTATTTAGTTAACAAGCCTGGAAAAAGTTTTCTTCTGCCAAAGTTTGCCCTCCATCAGTCAAATGGCCaaggatttgttctttttttttttttttttttagtcccgAAGGGGGGTGGTTTCATTTGATTCGTTTAGTCAGAGTCAAAGTCCTCTTGATCTCAAATGCAATTtagtgtgaaaatgttttttgtctaactTGGACACGCTAATTTTGAGGATATGATAAGCCAAGTATTTGGTGACAACTGTTGTGTCTCTACCACTCATCCTTGGCTAATCTTCACTTAGATGCCCATAAACTGAATACATGTTAATGAATGCAAAAGTAGGCTTCCGTGTGTTTTACTTTGTtcattgatttcagttgtttctCTTTGAGGACTCATGTAGTCACATTTGTTGCAAACAGAGAAATAAActttaaataatcattaaaaaaaaaaactagctggtgtgtgtgtcttattttTGGTCCTTCTGTAGTTATGTCAAATTGTTTGTGATTACAGTGGAAAAATTAACAGAGGTGCAGTACTGTTCAAAATAAATTAGGTTAGCAAAGATGTAATGAAGGTGAGGCGAAGGTATGAACTTTCTGGTATTCCACTCGTACATCCGTGTCTGAGCCGTTATCTGCTTTTGCTGACTATGAGGCAATTTGTGTGCAGAGTATTTCACTGCTCGGGGGACCAATGTGCTATATATTGTACGATAACGAGGTGACCCAGCTTCAGTGAGTTTACCGTGATAATGCTCACAGCTAACTGGGCAGTGTGAATGATGAACAGACTTCAGAAGTAACACAGGATGGTTTTCATGaatcatcatcagaatcatGATTCTGATTTATGTTCAGGCCCAAGGGTTCCTGGGCCTCTGGAAAGTGCTAAATCCCCTAGCAGGTCTTATTCCACCCTCCAAAAGTTCCTAGTTACAGATAGAAGAAGAATAATGTCATGAACACGGGTAAAGTTATTGTAGTGAAAGGGGGCTTATAGTGAAgtgttttaatatataaaagGTTGCCAGTGATGAGCCGTTCATTTTGTACCTGGGATTTAAGTGAGGATTTACCCAACTCAATTTACCTCTTTatatactactactattacgtcacaattatataaataattaatgctatacaaaaaatgcaatataatacCATGCAATTGTGCAACCTACTGaacatctggagcagttcagacaCAATATGTGTTTACTACCATGACATGCTGATTGTTCAATTTATTAATATGTGCGAAcatgttttgctctgaccaaccaatcagaggacggaaaaagACAGACTgtttgggaataaattaatacaatttcattaaaCAAATGCAGTATTAGGATTTAGGTTGCAATTGTTGGTCCTTCTGATTGTGTTACTTCAGACCAGCGGAGACCTCAGTAGTATAGCTGATATTTCCATTTAACAATGAAGTGAGCCCTTTGTAAAGACATATTAAGATCGTAATACGACAAGACACCTGTCATATATGATTATGGTTAAGAAAGACCATGAGTCATAAATTCATGGTCTGGAAACGCTCCATTTGACCTACTAATGAGCGGTGCTGCGTTCACGGACTGTTGAGGAAACTGTACGTCACGTcgctgtcatcatcatcatcatactgTACGTCACGTcgctgtcatcatcatcatcaaccgTCAGAGGTCGAACAGCGATGGCGGATGCGGACGACGTCGACATCATGATGAACTATCGCGGAGATTTGTTAAAAAACGACAAAAAGAACAGCCGCTACCCCTACTGCATCGTCTGGACTCCCATTCCTATTTTATCGTAAGAAGCTAACGCCCGAGTTTATGCTAGCTGTAGTTTAGCAGCAGTCACAGCTTTGTTTTGCTAGGTCGAATACAAACAATAGCTTTATTTCATTCAACAGCGGGCATTATCTTTGTAGCTCACTGACACTCGCTGTTTTATGTACTCTACGAAATAAACAAGCATAATGTTTGAATCGATGTTTACGACTGTTTTCGTACCGTATTGCAGGTGGGTGCTGCCTTTCATTGGTCATATGGGGATATGCACCTCTTCCGGAATCATAAGAGATTTTGCTGGATCTTATTTTGTCTCGGTTGGTATCGCTCATCCATTCATGCATTAAAGAGCCCGAATAATTATTGAAATCCTCTGTTTCAAATGTCATGAGTCATATACTTTTACAAGAATCCATATTCATAAATATATTCataaatgttttccattttccagGAGGACAACATGGGCTTCGGGAGACCAACAAAGTAAGTaatcaaactaaaaaaaaaaactattaaaataataatatcaatattGACCACCACAAGTTAATTAAGCGTTTCCATACTTAAGGTATTGGAAGCTCGACGTGGACAAAGTGTGTGGCAATGGTGCTGCGACTTGGGACAAAGCAGTGCACGATGCATCTGAAGAATACAAATGCAGGCTGGTAAGAAATAACAATCTGGACTTTTAGTCATGGATTCTGAAGCAGCGTTGTAATTTTAATCactacttttgttgttgttgttaaagcaTAACCTGTGTTTTGATAACTGCCATTCCCACGTCGCCATGGCCCTCAACCTCATGCACTATGACAACAGCACCTCTTGGAACATGGTCAACTTGTGTGTTCGATCTCTCATTCATGGCAAATATGTGAGGTAAGTACTCAAAACCTATTCACTTTTTTGACTCAAAACGCATTAAGTTTTTTTACCAACAAGAATTCAAGTTCACCAGAGTTCACTTGCAAACGGACCTAGATCAACCGAAAGAGGGGGGTTTCGTTCCGCTTCGCAAGTGTTCACAATCAGCAGGTTGAACTGCTGGAACAGAGCATCCACCCAATTCCATGTAGTAAAGTCTGAAGAGTAATATTGTGATAAGACTCACCTTCAAAGTACACAGAGAAACcaccctgttttttgttttttttgtttttttactgtttagCCAACCAACAAACATTGCATACacttagaagaagaaaaacaaacaaactgactTTTCCCCTTGTCGAAAAAGTCAACTCTTGGTAGAGGAAAGATATGCAAAATGTGCTTACAAAGGGTACCTGCTATAGGAGGCGATACTTCCAATACAATGTCACATTTACGAGTGCCACCCATACCTCGTCGACAGAGTCAAGGTAACGTTGATGTATTAGTAAAACGCTGGCTTGAATTGAATGTTTGCAACAATCTACAAGAGTTAGCGTGTCTACCAcaattggtgaaataaatactaaagACTCTTTACCTAGGCAGATAAGTAGCCAACTAGCATGGATAACAGCAACTCGTTTCGGCTCTGATGTTACTTCACGAAGCAGGGAAGTAGCTAGAATTTTGGGGGTAGAAAtaagtacttttactgttgtacAACATTTGGATCTTGTTGtagaaaaaatgtaattttcttttgaaatttatTAATGTACCTAAGGAGCACAATCAATGGGGGGTTGTGGGGGGAAAGTTATTTACCAAAacgtttcaaaataatacattttagaacTGTAATTGCAATACGGTGATACTaggaaaatgcaatatttttgctcgCGGTTATCATACCGACAGAATACCGTTGGTGTTTCACTTGGTCTTATTATTCGTATGTTAacctatttttacacttgtatgacagtgtAGAATCTTAAATTGTTACTCAAAACATAAAGGGTTTATGATGGCAATAGTTTGACAATAGTGATGGCAATAGTTTGATTATTgagatttacagtatttgttaaggaaaaataagaacaaattgGAGTTCGACCAGTGTCTATGTTCATCTTTATAgatagcatttaaaaataatccaCATTTTGGGCAAATCTAAGGTCAGTTTATTTCACCTTGGAGTTGGGGCAGTATTAGTTGAAGCATCTACGTCGCAGACGTGCACGCAACGTGTTTTAAGGTCTCTCTACTACCCCATACAGACATATGGCTGAGAGTCGccccctcattattctctgtTGACCCACATAGAGAACGCTGGCGTCACAGTTTGTGCTGCCTCCGCACATCCACTCCCACGCCGCAGGAGTCTGTTTAACACAGGGGGAGTCGTGTAATTCATCACTGACAGAAGTGCCACCACTGGAGGTCACCTCTCCGCTGGGGCTCCCTGTGCGGAGCGGTGGGAGGGAAAGACAGTCGGACGAGCACTCGGCTTGTGGGAGAAAATACATCGGGCCATGTGTACCTTTCTCATGTCCTTGTCTCTCCACAATATAGGaaaggtggggtgggggggtgcgcAGTATACAAGTTGTAGCTGACAAGCCCTGTAACGCTATTTACCGTCTTTGTATCCTTCAGCTGGGCCGCGTTCTTCAAGACCTGGCTGCCCTTCATCATGCTCTGCGGAGTCTTCGCCATG
The genomic region above belongs to Phyllopteryx taeniolatus isolate TA_2022b chromosome 6, UOR_Ptae_1.2, whole genome shotgun sequence and contains:
- the LOC133479795 gene encoding transmembrane protein 222-like, translating into MADADDVDIMMNYRGDLLKNDKKNSRYPYCIVWTPIPILSWVLPFIGHMGICTSSGIIRDFAGSYFVSEDNMGFGRPTKYWKLDVDKVCGNGAATWDKAVHDASEEYKCRLHNLCFDNCHSHVAMALNLMHYDNSTSWNMVNLCVRSLIHGKYVSWAAFFKTWLPFIMLCGVFAMFILTFNLQ